One window of Legionella pneumophila subsp. pneumophila str. Philadelphia 1 genomic DNA carries:
- the prpC gene encoding bifunctional 2-methylcitrate synthase/citrate synthase: protein MSSKSGGLAGVVAGQSAIATVGLAGKGLNYRGYSINDLAEYASFEEVAYLLHYGELPTQKELDVYIKKLVNLRHIPDVLKTVLKLIPKNTHPMDVLRTACSFLGTIEPEENFKQQYEIADRLLALFPGIMCYWYTYHFKNKEISGLSEEDTTGGHFLALLHGRKPSKIETDMMNVSLILYAEHEFNASTFAARVTAATLADFYSAITSAIGTLRGPLHGGANEAAMGLIERFKTPDEAAIGIKQMLASKELIMGFGHRVYTTCDPRSDIIKKWSFRLGEEKGNLLLYHISERIEEIMWQEKKLFPNLDFYSASAYHYCDIPTHLFTPIFVMSRITGWSAHVFEQRANNKLIRPTSEYIGPDSRPFPAIETRG from the coding sequence ATGAGTAGCAAAAGTGGAGGTTTAGCCGGTGTAGTTGCTGGTCAATCAGCAATTGCCACAGTTGGACTGGCAGGCAAAGGATTAAATTATAGAGGCTATTCAATAAATGATCTGGCTGAATATGCAAGTTTTGAGGAAGTTGCTTATCTGCTTCATTATGGTGAACTTCCTACCCAAAAGGAACTTGATGTATACATAAAAAAGCTGGTTAACCTAAGACATATACCTGATGTGCTTAAAACGGTTTTGAAGCTTATACCTAAAAATACTCATCCAATGGATGTACTGCGAACAGCATGTTCTTTTTTAGGCACTATCGAACCTGAAGAGAATTTTAAGCAACAATATGAAATAGCTGATCGTTTGCTAGCTCTTTTCCCAGGAATAATGTGTTATTGGTATACATATCATTTCAAAAATAAGGAAATCTCTGGCTTAAGTGAAGAAGACACAACAGGAGGACACTTTCTGGCGTTATTACACGGACGCAAGCCCAGCAAAATAGAAACCGATATGATGAATGTCTCTTTGATCTTGTATGCTGAACACGAATTTAACGCTTCTACCTTTGCTGCAAGAGTTACAGCGGCAACACTGGCAGATTTTTACTCAGCGATCACAAGTGCTATAGGAACATTGCGTGGTCCTTTGCATGGTGGCGCTAATGAAGCAGCTATGGGGTTAATTGAGCGCTTTAAAACCCCTGATGAAGCAGCGATAGGCATAAAACAAATGCTTGCCAGCAAAGAACTGATCATGGGATTTGGACATCGAGTTTATACAACTTGTGATCCACGCTCAGATATTATTAAGAAATGGTCATTTAGATTAGGTGAAGAAAAGGGGAACCTACTTTTATACCATATTTCAGAACGTATTGAAGAAATCATGTGGCAAGAGAAAAAACTATTTCCCAACCTGGATTTTTATAGTGCATCCGCTTATCATTACTGCGATATACCAACTCATTTGTTTACCCCAATTTTTGTGATGTCACGCATCACAGGATGGTCTGCGCACGTATTTGAGCAAAGAGCAAATAATAAACTAATAAGACCTACTTCAGAATATATAGGCCCAGATTCCAGGCCATTTCCTGCTATTGAAACACGAGGTTAA
- the mnmC gene encoding bifunctional tRNA (5-methylaminomethyl-2-thiouridine)(34)-methyltransferase MnmD/FAD-dependent 5-carboxymethylaminomethyl-2-thiouridine(34) oxidoreductase MnmC, with product MSSPFVPIITADIDWRDDLPYSLQFDDIYYSAEGGINQSLYVFVEGNNLINRWQQLPTNESNVFTIAETGFGTGMNFLLTWKLWEKFAPQNARLHYISCDKHPLKKNDLIKCLQKWPELSVQAEKLIAHYPVLTPGYHHLTFSNNQITLTLMLGDVLECYEQLLFCGDINLEHQLRESYVNAWYLDGFSPSKNQSMWSDNLFTVIAMLSKESTTVATYSASSIVKTALTNAGFVIEKRKGFGPKRHMICAHYEKAYSSSKKNRHTPWHINYPVTKDERTALIVGGGLAGCFIANSLAKRGWEVTILEEKEKVGCGGSANQQAVLFPKLSTYKSPFTQFMLYSFLYANDVYKELLKYYDLGELKGSLLLAHNEKEKANQQSLIHWLELYPELGQLVDEKQSSELSGISLPCGGLFIPSSGWINSPELCDILIDNKRISLITGNRVQSINYNQKNWVVNGIEASVLILANGQQVNYFHETNHLPVKAIRGQMTTIQSTQESTKLKIPLCAEGHVLPALNNSHKVGASYDIGTSEPELNALDDQLNLARLKRIAPDIMWSQNVLDHWAGIRAASPDYLPIVGPLPNALEFKEIYSELKSNSKRWIAEAAPCYPNLYVCAAFGSRGLTTIPLATEWLAGLINKEISILPRKLIQAISPARFLRKKIIQGP from the coding sequence GTGAGTAGTCCCTTTGTCCCAATTATAACGGCAGATATTGATTGGCGTGATGATCTGCCGTATTCCTTACAATTTGATGATATTTACTATTCTGCTGAAGGTGGAATTAATCAAAGTCTTTATGTTTTTGTCGAAGGTAATAATTTGATTAATCGTTGGCAACAATTACCAACCAATGAATCAAATGTATTTACAATCGCTGAAACTGGTTTCGGTACAGGTATGAATTTCTTATTAACCTGGAAACTATGGGAAAAATTTGCACCTCAAAATGCCCGCTTACATTATATTTCCTGTGATAAACATCCATTAAAAAAAAATGACCTAATCAAATGCTTACAAAAGTGGCCAGAACTGAGTGTGCAGGCTGAAAAATTAATAGCGCACTATCCTGTTTTGACACCTGGTTATCATCATTTAACATTTAGTAACAATCAGATTACTTTAACATTAATGCTAGGAGACGTGCTGGAGTGCTATGAGCAATTATTATTCTGTGGGGACATTAACCTTGAACATCAATTGAGAGAATCCTATGTTAATGCTTGGTACCTGGATGGATTTTCACCATCAAAAAACCAATCCATGTGGTCTGACAATCTGTTCACTGTCATTGCCATGCTATCTAAAGAAAGCACCACAGTAGCCACCTATTCCGCTTCCAGTATCGTCAAAACTGCTTTAACCAATGCAGGATTTGTTATTGAAAAAAGAAAGGGATTTGGACCCAAACGACACATGATATGCGCTCATTATGAAAAAGCTTATTCAAGTTCAAAAAAAAATCGCCATACCCCGTGGCACATAAACTATCCTGTGACAAAGGACGAAAGAACAGCGCTCATTGTTGGAGGAGGGCTTGCAGGTTGTTTTATTGCAAATAGCCTCGCTAAGCGTGGATGGGAAGTGACCATATTAGAAGAAAAAGAGAAAGTGGGATGTGGTGGCTCAGCAAATCAACAGGCTGTATTGTTCCCTAAGTTATCCACCTATAAATCACCATTTACTCAATTTATGCTTTATTCCTTTCTTTATGCTAATGACGTTTACAAGGAACTTTTGAAATATTATGACCTTGGTGAATTAAAAGGCTCTTTGCTGTTAGCTCATAACGAGAAGGAAAAAGCAAACCAGCAAAGTCTTATTCATTGGCTAGAATTATACCCTGAATTAGGGCAATTAGTGGATGAAAAGCAGTCTTCTGAATTATCAGGGATATCTTTGCCATGCGGTGGTTTATTTATTCCATCTTCCGGCTGGATTAATTCCCCTGAACTATGCGATATTTTAATTGATAATAAAAGAATTTCTCTAATCACTGGCAATAGAGTTCAATCTATTAACTATAATCAAAAAAACTGGGTAGTTAATGGCATTGAAGCCTCGGTACTAATTTTGGCAAATGGACAGCAAGTAAATTATTTTCACGAAACCAATCATTTGCCTGTAAAAGCCATTAGAGGACAAATGACTACGATTCAATCAACACAAGAAAGTACCAAATTGAAGATTCCTTTATGTGCCGAAGGGCATGTTTTACCAGCTTTAAACAATAGTCATAAAGTAGGGGCAAGTTATGATATTGGCACATCTGAGCCTGAGCTTAATGCTCTGGATGATCAATTAAACCTTGCCCGATTAAAACGTATAGCGCCTGATATAATGTGGTCCCAAAACGTGTTAGACCATTGGGCTGGTATACGAGCTGCATCACCAGATTACTTGCCTATAGTGGGACCCCTCCCCAATGCGCTTGAATTTAAAGAAATTTATTCAGAATTAAAATCTAACTCCAAACGATGGATAGCTGAAGCAGCTCCTTGCTATCCAAATCTATATGTGTGTGCGGCTTTTGGGTCAAGAGGATTAACAACAATACCTCTCGCAACTGAATGGTTAGCTGGTTTAATTAATAAGGAAATTTCAATACTGCCCAGAAAATTGATACAAGCTATATCGCCCGCCCGATTCTTAAGAAAAAAAATTATACAGGGACCATAA
- a CDS encoding peptide MFS transporter, which produces MLILSKRRGLWSSMPQGTFALFFIQVVSTLSFSVLYSTLVLYMKGKLGLPIATANSIMGVFIAYNFALHLLGGFWGGRLLSNRSLFCVGMIAQIVGCVLLSIGNTTFLYYGLAAFLTGSGLNVTCVNCMLTQQFAPEDSRRETAFLWNYAGMNIGFFIGFSLSGAFQISQNYQRLFLLSSLGNLVALLICLYFWQQLHDKNTTYSRKDKPAQRKATAFGIGLIFVLPFILRQLLQYADWANKLVIVTGIIMLILILILAQQQSTKEARDKIYGFAVLMLVGTVFWMLYQIGPMGLTVFIDHNVQRQYGNWIIPPQWFQNINTVVIVFGGPLLGFILNRMRQNGSQINIPTQFAFALFFIGVAFAILPIGINYANQHGMVNPGWVVISFILQSIGELLISPIGYAMIGALAPTSLQGVMMGMWMLNTGVGATLSSYSSNLMIIGQESTSPLLTNEGYSHVFLMLGLFAIGSSVILFILVPKLRKLIKEKNLNGFKQSGLEVTERVALCE; this is translated from the coding sequence ATGTTGATTTTGAGTAAAAGAAGAGGACTATGGAGTTCCATGCCCCAAGGTACATTTGCATTATTTTTTATACAAGTTGTTTCCACTTTAAGCTTTAGTGTTCTTTATTCAACTCTTGTATTGTACATGAAAGGTAAACTTGGTTTACCCATAGCCACAGCAAACAGCATCATGGGGGTATTTATAGCCTACAATTTTGCGCTGCATCTCTTAGGTGGTTTTTGGGGTGGCAGACTGCTCTCTAATCGCTCCTTATTTTGTGTTGGGATGATCGCGCAAATTGTAGGATGTGTTTTGCTCTCTATAGGAAATACAACTTTTTTATATTATGGCTTGGCTGCATTCTTAACAGGTTCAGGGTTAAATGTAACATGTGTAAATTGTATGCTGACTCAGCAATTTGCACCTGAAGACTCCCGAAGAGAAACCGCATTTCTCTGGAATTATGCGGGAATGAATATTGGCTTTTTTATTGGATTTAGCCTCAGTGGGGCGTTCCAGATTTCTCAAAACTATCAAAGGCTTTTTCTTTTAAGCAGTTTAGGTAATCTTGTTGCTTTGCTTATATGCCTTTATTTCTGGCAACAATTACATGATAAAAACACTACTTACTCAAGAAAGGACAAACCTGCACAAAGAAAAGCAACAGCATTTGGGATTGGGCTAATTTTTGTACTTCCATTTATTTTAAGACAATTATTGCAGTATGCTGATTGGGCCAATAAATTGGTTATTGTCACTGGAATTATTATGCTCATATTAATCTTGATATTAGCCCAACAACAATCTACAAAAGAAGCAAGAGACAAGATTTATGGATTTGCAGTATTAATGTTGGTTGGTACTGTATTTTGGATGTTATATCAAATTGGCCCAATGGGGTTAACCGTATTCATTGACCATAATGTGCAACGACAATATGGTAATTGGATTATTCCGCCACAGTGGTTTCAAAATATTAATACTGTAGTCATAGTATTCGGAGGGCCACTATTGGGTTTCATCTTAAATAGAATGCGTCAAAATGGATCTCAGATAAATATTCCTACTCAATTTGCTTTCGCATTATTTTTTATAGGGGTTGCTTTTGCTATCTTACCAATAGGTATCAATTATGCTAATCAGCATGGTATGGTTAATCCGGGTTGGGTAGTAATAAGCTTTATATTACAAAGTATTGGCGAACTTCTAATATCTCCAATTGGCTATGCGATGATAGGAGCGTTGGCCCCAACCTCACTCCAGGGTGTCATGATGGGAATGTGGATGCTGAATACTGGAGTTGGTGCTACTCTATCCAGTTATAGCTCAAACTTAATGATTATTGGTCAAGAAAGTACTTCTCCTTTATTAACCAATGAGGGTTACAGTCATGTCTTTTTGATGCTTGGTTTGTTTGCAATAGGATCATCCGTTATCCTTTTCATTTTAGTGCCTAAACTAAGAAAACTGATCAAAGAAAAAAACTTGAATGGCTTTAAACAGTCTGGCTTAGAGGTAACTGAAAGAGTAGCTTTATGTGAGTAG
- a CDS encoding cyclic nucleotide-binding domain-containing protein yields the protein MNQNDASKKDNDNSNQLDTELIGSYQSITIGFSKDELASFSKIGQHKHYTAGSIIYNENDLADSFFIIIDGVAEIFKKTIDEFGEHNIHILATLSKDDVVGEMALIENSRRSASVKAKTDLSVIEYPLEVVKAKPKLNLMLIKNMAQILSRRLRFTNEVTVKNMQQALKEASGRNTLGVFIIALLWIICLYTLSLHFLVTVIHQVTVTTVLSICLISIFAVAILIAMHFTGLPYSRFGITAKDWGKTILEALAFTIPIMLFVLIIKVFFIIGIDHLDNTPIFSGTKRFLVNNEVDWEYYFAMIFLYSLFAPIQELMARSALQSTFFHFLPGEKLFRQWNGIFLSNLIFATMHTHLGLTFASLTFIAGLFWGWLFHRQKSLLGVSVSHVILGVWSLFIVGLR from the coding sequence ATGAACCAAAATGATGCTTCTAAAAAAGATAATGACAACTCCAATCAATTGGATACTGAATTAATAGGAAGTTACCAATCAATAACAATTGGTTTCTCTAAAGATGAACTTGCCAGTTTTTCAAAAATTGGTCAGCATAAGCACTATACTGCTGGAAGCATTATTTATAATGAAAATGATCTCGCTGACTCATTCTTTATTATAATCGATGGTGTTGCCGAAATATTTAAAAAAACTATCGATGAGTTTGGTGAGCATAATATCCATATTCTTGCTACCTTATCAAAAGATGATGTTGTAGGAGAAATGGCTCTCATAGAAAATAGTCGACGTTCTGCGTCGGTAAAGGCTAAAACTGATCTTAGTGTTATAGAATATCCGTTAGAAGTGGTAAAGGCTAAACCAAAGCTTAACTTGATGTTAATTAAAAATATGGCTCAAATACTTTCCAGGAGACTTCGTTTTACAAATGAAGTAACTGTGAAAAATATGCAGCAAGCTCTCAAAGAAGCATCAGGGCGCAATACATTGGGGGTATTTATCATAGCTCTGCTATGGATTATTTGCCTCTATACTTTATCTCTACATTTCCTGGTTACTGTAATACATCAGGTAACTGTCACTACCGTACTGTCAATCTGTTTAATCTCAATCTTTGCTGTAGCAATTCTCATTGCAATGCACTTTACTGGTCTCCCATATTCCAGATTTGGTATCACTGCGAAAGATTGGGGAAAAACTATCTTGGAAGCATTAGCTTTTACAATTCCTATTATGCTTTTTGTACTAATTATCAAGGTTTTTTTTATAATAGGTATCGATCATCTGGACAATACTCCTATATTTTCAGGAACAAAACGCTTTTTGGTAAATAATGAAGTGGATTGGGAATATTACTTTGCTATGATTTTTTTATATAGCCTTTTTGCCCCCATTCAAGAACTAATGGCCAGAAGTGCTTTACAATCTACTTTTTTTCATTTTTTACCCGGGGAAAAATTATTTCGTCAATGGAATGGAATTTTTCTGTCCAATCTAATCTTTGCAACTATGCACACTCACTTGGGGCTAACCTTTGCCTCATTAACTTTTATCGCCGGACTTTTTTGGGGATGGTTATTTCACAGACAGAAATCTCTTTTGGGAGTATCTGTTTCTCATGTGATTTTAGGCGTGTGGTCTCTATTTATTGTTGGGTTGCGCTAA
- a CDS encoding bifunctional 2-methylcitrate dehydratase/aconitate hydratase, which yields MHNYVEDNVKPDYDQVITDIADFVLNKEIDSVQAYETARLCLMDTLGCGILALNFQECTKLMGPIVPGATLPGGARVPGTNYELDPVQAAFNIGTMIRWLDFNDTWLAAEWGHPSDNLGAILAVADYLCRENCNHGRPPILMHDVLTAMIKAHEIQGCLALENSFNRVGLDHVILVKVASAAVAAHLFGADRDMMLRTLSQVFVDGQSLRTYRHAPNAGSRKSWAAGDATSRAVRLALIAKAGEMGYPSALTAQTWGFYDVLFGKKQFKFQRPYGSYVMENVLFKLSYPAEFHAQTAVECAVKLHPIVKNRLEDIARIELITHESAIRIISKQGALYNPADRDHCLQYMVAVGLLFGDLKAEHYEDDVAADPRIDALRAKMHVTENERFSRDYHDPEKRSIANSMRIIFKDSSESELITIEYPIGHKRRREEGIPVLMSKFKRNLSTRFSTDMVEKIIYAMSDTNTLSSMKVSDFMAMWIVN from the coding sequence ATGCACAATTATGTAGAGGATAATGTTAAGCCAGACTATGATCAGGTTATAACAGATATAGCTGATTTTGTATTAAATAAAGAAATTGATAGTGTGCAGGCCTATGAGACTGCGCGGTTATGCTTAATGGATACACTCGGTTGTGGCATATTGGCCCTTAACTTTCAGGAATGTACCAAATTAATGGGACCTATAGTACCGGGAGCAACTCTTCCTGGAGGCGCGAGAGTACCAGGTACTAATTATGAACTGGATCCGGTTCAAGCTGCTTTTAATATCGGCACGATGATACGATGGCTAGACTTTAATGATACTTGGCTCGCTGCAGAATGGGGGCACCCTTCTGATAATTTGGGTGCTATTTTGGCTGTTGCCGATTATTTGTGCCGGGAAAATTGTAATCATGGACGTCCGCCCATCTTGATGCATGATGTACTTACGGCAATGATTAAAGCACATGAAATTCAAGGTTGTTTGGCCCTGGAAAATAGCTTCAATCGCGTCGGTCTTGATCATGTCATATTAGTTAAAGTAGCGAGTGCCGCTGTTGCTGCTCACTTGTTTGGAGCAGATCGTGATATGATGCTAAGAACTCTCTCGCAGGTTTTTGTGGATGGACAAAGCTTGAGAACATATAGACATGCTCCCAATGCAGGTTCAAGGAAATCATGGGCAGCAGGAGATGCTACCTCCCGTGCGGTTCGTTTGGCTTTAATTGCCAAGGCAGGGGAAATGGGATATCCAAGCGCCTTGACCGCACAAACATGGGGATTTTATGACGTGCTATTTGGTAAAAAACAATTCAAGTTTCAACGCCCTTACGGCAGCTATGTGATGGAAAATGTGTTATTCAAGTTATCTTATCCTGCTGAATTTCATGCACAAACCGCTGTCGAATGTGCCGTAAAATTACATCCTATAGTAAAAAATAGATTAGAGGATATTGCTAGAATTGAATTAATCACACATGAGTCAGCAATAAGAATAATAAGTAAGCAAGGTGCTTTATATAATCCTGCCGACAGAGATCACTGCTTGCAATATATGGTTGCAGTAGGACTTCTCTTTGGTGATTTAAAGGCAGAGCATTATGAAGACGACGTTGCCGCAGATCCCAGAATAGATGCTTTACGAGCTAAAATGCATGTAACTGAAAATGAACGGTTTTCACGCGATTATCATGATCCGGAAAAACGCTCTATAGCTAACAGCATGAGAATCATCTTTAAAGATAGCTCAGAAAGTGAATTAATAACTATAGAATACCCTATTGGCCATAAACGGAGACGAGAAGAGGGGATTCCCGTTTTAATGTCTAAATTCAAGCGTAATCTGAGTACAAGATTCTCAACTGACATGGTTGAAAAGATTATTTATGCCATGAGCGACACCAACACGCTATCATCTATGAAAGTAAGTGATTTTATGGCCATGTGGATAGTAAATTAA
- a CDS encoding PhzF family phenazine biosynthesis protein: MQNIEFYQIDAFTDKVFHGNPAAVCILDDWLNDELLKAIAAQNNLAETAFIIKDDQDFHIRWFTPNGEINLSGHATLAAGFALLESNKGPSNSIVFHHSSGQISVEKRKEKFVLNFPRIGYKKTLSPDPIVSLLDQPAIEVFETDLDYLVLLEHESQIRNLQIDLFALAKLPKRGIIVTSTTTEADFYSRCFYPKHSIAEDPVTGSAHCILAPFWAEKLNKNSLYAIQGLHRKGELYCELERNRVLISGHCRWYLRGHLVI, from the coding sequence GTGCAGAATATTGAGTTTTATCAAATAGATGCTTTTACGGACAAAGTCTTCCATGGTAATCCGGCTGCGGTTTGTATTCTCGATGATTGGTTAAATGATGAGCTATTAAAAGCCATTGCTGCGCAAAATAATTTGGCAGAAACCGCTTTTATTATAAAAGATGATCAAGATTTTCATATTCGCTGGTTTACTCCTAATGGGGAAATTAATCTATCAGGACATGCAACTTTGGCAGCAGGGTTTGCTTTACTTGAGTCAAATAAAGGACCTAGTAATTCTATTGTTTTTCACCACTCCAGTGGACAGATTTCGGTAGAAAAGAGAAAGGAAAAGTTTGTTCTGAATTTTCCAAGAATAGGTTATAAGAAAACTCTTTCACCAGACCCAATTGTATCACTATTGGATCAACCTGCTATAGAAGTATTTGAAACAGACCTTGATTATCTAGTTTTACTTGAACATGAGTCACAGATTCGAAATTTACAAATCGATTTATTTGCTTTAGCAAAACTCCCCAAAAGAGGAATCATTGTGACCTCAACAACAACAGAAGCCGATTTCTATTCCCGATGTTTTTATCCAAAACACAGCATTGCAGAAGATCCTGTTACCGGCTCAGCACATTGCATATTAGCTCCTTTTTGGGCAGAAAAACTCAATAAGAACAGCCTATATGCTATCCAGGGATTACACAGAAAAGGGGAGTTATATTGTGAGCTCGAGAGGAATAGGGTATTGATTTCCGGCCATTGTCGATGGTATCTACGCGGGCATTTAGTAATTTAA
- the hemL gene encoding glutamate-1-semialdehyde 2,1-aminomutase yields the protein MSRSSDLFHKAQTIIPGGVNSPVRAFKGVGGEPVFFKSGKGAYLTDVDDKQYIDYVGSWGPLILGHCHPKVIEAVDNVLHRGMSFGAPTELEIQLAEKIASLMPSIEKIRMVNSGTEATMTAIRLARGFTNKNKFIKFNGCYHGHSDSLLVKAGSGLLTLGIPSTPGIPQSITEHTLTADFNNLEQVAQLFEKYPNDIATVILEPIPGNMGFILPKIEFLKGLRELCDQYNALLIFDEVMTGFRVGLHGAQGLFGIKPDITTLGKIIGGGMPVGALGGKREIMSFLAPEGPVYQAGTLSGNPLAMAAGLATLKEIEKINFFEDLSNTTNKLTEALADAAENANIPFFAASLGGMFGFCFTDKNSVENYLDVASSDEVLFKKFFHAMLAQGVYFAPSMYEAGFVSSMHGDLEIQKTYDAAELVLNQLKSA from the coding sequence ATGAGCCGTTCTTCAGATTTATTTCATAAAGCACAAACAATCATTCCCGGAGGTGTTAACTCACCAGTTCGAGCTTTCAAAGGTGTTGGAGGTGAACCTGTTTTTTTCAAATCTGGCAAAGGTGCCTACCTGACGGATGTAGATGATAAACAATATATTGATTATGTTGGATCATGGGGACCACTTATCCTCGGACACTGCCATCCCAAGGTGATAGAAGCTGTGGATAATGTATTACACCGTGGTATGAGCTTTGGCGCTCCAACAGAACTGGAAATACAATTAGCTGAAAAAATTGCTTCCCTGATGCCATCAATAGAAAAAATTCGCATGGTGAACTCAGGAACTGAAGCAACTATGACTGCAATTCGGCTGGCGCGCGGATTCACCAATAAAAATAAATTTATTAAATTTAACGGCTGTTATCATGGGCATAGCGATAGCCTATTAGTTAAAGCGGGATCTGGTTTGCTTACTCTCGGAATTCCTTCAACTCCAGGCATTCCACAAAGCATTACCGAACATACTTTAACGGCTGATTTTAATAACCTGGAACAAGTTGCTCAACTCTTTGAAAAATATCCAAACGATATCGCTACTGTAATTTTGGAACCTATTCCTGGCAATATGGGATTTATCCTACCTAAGATAGAGTTTTTAAAAGGATTACGCGAGCTTTGCGATCAATATAATGCTTTGTTAATTTTTGATGAAGTAATGACTGGATTTAGAGTTGGTTTACATGGTGCACAGGGCTTGTTTGGGATTAAACCTGATATCACAACACTTGGAAAAATCATAGGTGGTGGTATGCCTGTAGGTGCTTTAGGTGGTAAACGTGAAATTATGTCCTTTCTGGCGCCTGAAGGCCCTGTATATCAGGCTGGTACTCTTTCAGGAAATCCATTGGCTATGGCCGCAGGTTTGGCTACTTTAAAAGAGATTGAAAAAATTAATTTTTTTGAAGATTTAAGCAATACGACTAATAAATTAACCGAGGCATTAGCTGATGCGGCAGAAAACGCAAACATTCCATTTTTTGCTGCATCATTGGGCGGAATGTTCGGGTTTTGTTTTACAGATAAAAATAGTGTTGAAAATTATTTGGATGTTGCTTCCTCGGATGAAGTTTTATTTAAGAAATTTTTTCATGCTATGCTTGCTCAAGGAGTATATTTTGCGCCATCTATGTATGAAGCGGGATTTGTCTCCAGTATGCATGGTGATTTGGAAATACAAAAAACATATGATGCTGCTGAATTGGTACTGAATCAATTAAAATCTGCCTGA
- a CDS encoding rubredoxin — translation MQEYKRYICVICGFIYDEAEGWPEDGIEPGTRWEDVPENWFCPDCGAGKEDFEMVEMD, via the coding sequence ATGCAAGAGTACAAAAGATACATTTGTGTTATTTGTGGTTTTATTTATGATGAGGCTGAAGGTTGGCCAGAAGATGGTATTGAACCAGGCACACGATGGGAAGATGTTCCTGAAAACTGGTTTTGTCCTGATTGTGGTGCAGGAAAAGAAGATTTCGAAATGGTTGAAATGGATTAA
- the ppsR gene encoding posphoenolpyruvate synthetase regulatory kinase/phosphorylase PpsR, whose protein sequence is MKRYVFMLSDGTGITAETLGNSLITQFENIQFEKITIPYIDSTHRAESVVLRINQCFSEQGTKPLVFMTLVDPEIRQAIKKAHACVFDLFSIFIGPLENELEEKSSYTVGRTHGVANVKSYSHRIEAIDFALSHDDGIKTRGYDKADIILIGVSRCGKTPSCLYMALQYGILAANYPFTEEDLVGFRLPEVLRPYKQKLFGLTIDAQRLQQIRSERRPNSKYASAEQCRLEVTEVEAMYQRENIPYINSTKYSIEEISTKVLAIAGLQRKI, encoded by the coding sequence ATGAAACGTTATGTTTTTATGCTTTCCGATGGTACAGGAATTACGGCTGAGACATTAGGTAATAGTCTGATTACTCAATTTGAGAATATTCAATTTGAAAAAATAACAATACCCTACATAGATTCAACTCACAGAGCAGAAAGTGTTGTACTAAGAATTAATCAATGTTTTTCAGAGCAAGGAACCAAGCCCTTAGTATTCATGACTTTAGTTGATCCAGAAATTAGACAAGCCATTAAAAAGGCGCATGCCTGTGTTTTTGATTTGTTTAGTATTTTTATTGGACCATTGGAAAATGAGCTTGAAGAGAAATCATCTTATACAGTAGGCAGGACTCATGGGGTTGCGAATGTGAAATCCTATTCCCATCGAATTGAAGCAATCGATTTTGCCCTTTCACATGACGATGGAATAAAAACGCGTGGTTACGATAAAGCAGATATTATTCTTATAGGAGTTTCACGTTGTGGCAAAACTCCCAGTTGCTTATATATGGCACTGCAATATGGCATTTTAGCTGCCAATTATCCTTTTACAGAAGAAGATTTGGTGGGTTTTCGCTTACCAGAGGTATTAAGACCTTATAAACAAAAATTATTTGGACTAACAATTGACGCACAACGTTTGCAGCAAATTCGCTCTGAACGTAGACCAAATAGCAAATATGCCTCTGCAGAGCAGTGCAGATTAGAGGTAACAGAAGTAGAAGCCATGTACCAACGAGAAAATATTCCTTATATCAATTCAACAAAATATTCCATAGAAGAAATATCGACAAAGGTTCTTGCTATTGCCGGTTTACAAAGGAAAATATAA